In one Oligoflexia bacterium genomic region, the following are encoded:
- the nuoK gene encoding NADH-quinone oxidoreductase subunit NuoK gives MAVDFNSIIHVGLNHYLILSAVLFSIGVLGVLMRRNAIVILMSIELMLNAVNLVFVAFSKYNQNIDGQIMVFFVMTIAAAEAAVGLAIAVAIYKRFKEVNISRFENLKG, from the coding sequence ATGGCGGTTGATTTTAATTCCATTATACATGTCGGTTTAAATCACTATTTGATATTAAGTGCTGTTTTATTTTCTATCGGTGTCTTGGGTGTATTAATGAGGCGAAACGCCATCGTCATTCTTATGAGTATTGAACTTATGCTCAACGCTGTGAATTTAGTTTTTGTGGCGTTTTCAAAATACAATCAAAACATCGACGGTCAGATAATGGTATTTTTTGTAATGACTATTGCTGCTGCAGAGGCGGCCGTGGGTTTAGCAATCGCAGTTGCAATTTATAAACGATTTAAAGAAGTGAACATCTCGCGTTTTGAGAATTTGAAGGGATAA
- the nuoH gene encoding NADH-quinone oxidoreductase subunit NuoH produces MGSGLLEFIINTLKIALIFVGIVSTVPLLVWVERRGSAFMQNRLGPNRVGPLGLLQLAADAVKFIFKEEFIPQKAEKVLYFMAPGLALLPAALTFVAVPLSTPVTVMGHTINMQMADINVGIIYIFAVASLGVYGILAAGWSSGNKYSLLGALRASSQMISYELAMGLSIVGILMIFRTFSLNEMITAQTGHLSFIWQGSTTTVSWLPNWGIFFQPVAFVLFITSGFAETNRLPFDLPEGEAELVAGYHTEYGGFKFNMFFMGEYGHMITSSALITTLFFGGYAIPFMSPDEVLKFWMGHAQGMAGLISLSAADIASILTTLTHLVSFLLKTGFWLFVYIWVRWTLPRFRYDQLMDLGWKTLLPWALANLVITTVFMFFARVKM; encoded by the coding sequence GTGGGATCAGGACTACTTGAATTCATTATCAATACATTAAAGATTGCCCTTATTTTCGTAGGTATTGTGAGCACTGTTCCACTCCTTGTTTGGGTAGAAAGACGCGGATCTGCATTTATGCAAAATCGTCTTGGGCCCAACCGCGTTGGCCCTCTAGGGCTTTTACAATTGGCCGCAGATGCGGTGAAATTTATTTTCAAAGAAGAGTTTATTCCTCAAAAAGCTGAAAAAGTTCTCTATTTTATGGCTCCGGGGCTTGCGCTCTTGCCTGCGGCATTAACCTTTGTAGCTGTTCCACTTTCAACTCCAGTAACGGTCATGGGTCATACGATCAATATGCAAATGGCCGACATCAATGTGGGCATTATTTATATATTTGCCGTAGCATCACTTGGAGTTTATGGAATTTTAGCTGCCGGTTGGTCTTCAGGAAATAAATACTCATTACTTGGTGCGCTGAGAGCTTCATCACAAATGATCAGCTATGAACTTGCGATGGGTTTGAGCATTGTTGGAATACTCATGATCTTTCGAACGTTCAGTCTTAATGAAATGATCACAGCACAAACGGGGCATTTGAGTTTTATCTGGCAAGGAAGCACCACAACAGTTTCTTGGCTTCCTAATTGGGGAATCTTCTTTCAACCCGTAGCTTTTGTTTTATTTATCACATCTGGATTTGCAGAAACAAATAGATTGCCCTTTGATTTACCAGAGGGCGAAGCAGAACTCGTCGCGGGTTACCATACTGAGTATGGTGGTTTTAAATTTAATATGTTTTTCATGGGCGAATATGGCCACATGATCACATCGTCGGCGTTGATAACCACTTTGTTTTTTGGTGGTTATGCAATTCCGTTTATGTCACCTGATGAAGTTTTAAAATTTTGGATGGGGCATGCTCAAGGTATGGCGGGGTTGATTTCTTTATCTGCCGCTGATATCGCCAGCATTTTAACCACACTTACACATCTAGTTTCATTTTTATTAAAAACTGGTTTTTGGCTTTTTGTTTATATTTGGGTGCGTTGGACGCTCCCTCGATTTCGTTATGATCAACTTATGGATTTAGGATGGAAGACGCTGCTTCCATGGGCGCTGGCCAATCTCGTTATAACAACGGTGTTCATGTTTTTTGCGCGAGTAAAGATGTAA
- a CDS encoding NADH-quinone oxidoreductase subunit J — translation MLGITPEDMLFHTFAGIATIGAILVVLVRNPIYSALFLALTMCVLGAIFFTLEAYFVSVAQITVYAGAVMVLFVMVLMLFDLKHEHEDIFRITPLNLSKILAVAVMCGFLVGTGWLAVSAVNGNPGAHVAPQTVAQDLEKKELPNELPAKQTHINPDEDFTNAEDAALIDEAKKEEVVLPDPNVVASTSDAEFGSTVSLSRRLFSKYVFAFEAVSLLLLVAIVGAVALAKSKGGTHHGG, via the coding sequence ATGCTAGGAATTACACCAGAAGACATGTTGTTTCATACATTCGCTGGCATCGCCACGATCGGTGCGATTCTTGTCGTCTTAGTACGAAATCCAATTTATTCAGCTTTGTTTTTAGCGCTCACAATGTGTGTTCTTGGCGCCATATTTTTTACACTAGAAGCATATTTTGTCTCAGTGGCTCAAATCACAGTTTATGCGGGCGCCGTAATGGTACTCTTTGTTATGGTGCTGATGCTTTTTGATTTAAAGCACGAGCATGAAGATATTTTTAGAATCACACCTTTGAATTTATCAAAGATTTTAGCGGTAGCCGTGATGTGCGGATTCTTAGTCGGCACAGGTTGGCTTGCTGTAAGTGCTGTGAATGGAAATCCAGGTGCTCATGTAGCACCTCAAACAGTAGCGCAAGATCTTGAGAAAAAAGAGTTGCCAAATGAGCTTCCCGCTAAACAAACACACATCAATCCAGACGAAGATTTTACCAATGCCGAAGACGCCGCACTTATTGATGAAGCTAAAAAAGAAGAAGTCGTGTTACCGGATCCTAACGTTGTGGCAAGTACATCTGATGCTGAATTTGGATCAACCGTAAGCTTAAGCCGTAGACTGTTTTCAAAGTACGTATTTGCGTTTGAGGCTGTGAGCCTTTTACTTTTAGTTGCAATTGTTGGCGCTGTCGCTCTTGCAAAGTCAAAAGGAGGGACTCATCATGGCGGTTGA
- a CDS encoding NADH-quinone oxidoreductase subunit N yields the protein MDQFSLPTLAEAIFLLPMTVLTIFACIPITIKVFSKNQEPANLLTLGFSVVGILLAAVLTIYQGKAPPQTVFSGALIFDRMAIYVNLGVLAITLFTLFLSINNVNTKGNSFAEHTFLILLSAVGMLTLTSSGDLMVAFIGLEIMSIALYVLIALGHEQLFSKEAAFKYFILGSFASAIFLYGVAFIFGTTGSTQLGPLAAQALILSSTNRLFLTGLVLLIVGIGFKVSLFPFHAWTPDVYQGAPTSISAFMATGVKLVMFTIFLRLAVLHVFEADEKLLLILQVIAVATMTIGNITAIVQENIKRLIAYSSIAHAGYILLGIIVAAKSNSPDAGGATLFYLLAYSVMNIGAFAIVSIFEKEERGNLNVTDYAGLGFRYPLLGISLTVFMLSLAGIPPTAGFIGKFYIFAAAVKEGYIWLAVFGVINSLLSVYYYLRILVYLYMKPEIYDVRPQPANLSRFVVAASVILTLVMGIASTPFYRPALKSVLALF from the coding sequence ATGGATCAGTTTTCATTACCAACATTAGCCGAGGCGATTTTTCTATTACCCATGACTGTGCTAACAATCTTTGCATGTATTCCGATCACGATTAAAGTGTTTAGCAAAAATCAAGAGCCCGCTAATTTACTCACCTTAGGATTTTCGGTTGTAGGAATTCTTTTGGCGGCAGTCTTAACAATTTATCAAGGTAAAGCTCCACCTCAAACTGTCTTCTCTGGCGCCCTTATTTTTGATCGTATGGCTATTTACGTAAACCTTGGGGTACTTGCCATCACACTGTTCACACTTTTTTTATCAATCAATAACGTCAATACCAAAGGAAATAGTTTTGCAGAGCACACCTTTTTAATTCTGCTAAGTGCTGTTGGAATGCTAACGCTGACGAGCTCTGGTGATTTGATGGTAGCTTTTATTGGGCTAGAGATTATGTCCATCGCACTTTACGTTTTAATTGCACTAGGGCATGAACAGCTTTTTTCAAAAGAAGCGGCTTTTAAATATTTTATATTAGGAAGTTTTGCCTCAGCGATTTTTCTTTACGGTGTAGCATTTATTTTTGGCACCACAGGCTCTACACAACTTGGCCCGTTAGCAGCACAGGCATTGATCTTATCGTCGACAAATCGACTTTTTTTAACAGGCCTTGTACTTTTAATTGTAGGGATCGGTTTTAAAGTAAGTCTTTTTCCGTTTCACGCTTGGACGCCTGATGTTTATCAGGGGGCCCCCACTTCTATTTCTGCTTTTATGGCAACAGGCGTAAAGCTTGTAATGTTTACGATTTTTTTACGCCTTGCTGTATTACATGTTTTTGAGGCCGACGAGAAACTACTTTTAATTCTTCAGGTAATAGCTGTGGCAACGATGACTATCGGAAATATTACAGCCATTGTTCAAGAAAACATTAAACGCCTGATTGCATACTCAAGTATCGCCCACGCAGGATATATTTTATTGGGGATAATAGTAGCAGCAAAAAGTAATAGTCCAGATGCCGGAGGCGCTACATTGTTTTATCTTCTCGCATACAGCGTGATGAATATCGGGGCCTTTGCAATTGTTAGTATTTTTGAAAAAGAAGAGCGCGGAAATCTCAATGTAACAGATTACGCAGGGCTTGGATTTCGTTATCCACTTTTAGGAATTAGTCTCACAGTGTTTATGCTTTCACTTGCAGGTATTCCACCAACGGCTGGGTTTATTGGTAAGTTCTATATTTTTGCAGCGGCAGTTAAAGAGGGATACATCTGGCTTGCAGTATTTGGGGTGATCAATAGTTTGTTGTCGGTTTATTATTACTTACGTATTCTTGTTTATCTCTACATGAAACCAGAAATTTACGATGTAAGACCTCAGCCAGCGAATTTATCGCGGTTTGTGGTTGCCGCTTCGGTGATTCTAACTTTGGTTATGGGAATTGCTTCGACGCCGTTTTATCGTCCAGCGTTAAAGAGTGTGCTCGCCCTTTTCTAA
- a CDS encoding NADH-quinone oxidoreductase subunit A: MIQQLAPVLVLIVVVVGFVVVSLSLTFLAGPKRKPTAQKQMPYECGIPGIDNQTTKFSVKFYLTAILFILFDIEVIFLYPWALIYTDFLNYGPFIFVEMMVFMAILTFGFIYVWKANALDWD; the protein is encoded by the coding sequence ATGATTCAACAACTTGCGCCGGTTCTTGTGCTCATCGTTGTGGTTGTGGGTTTTGTAGTAGTGAGTTTGAGCCTAACCTTCTTGGCTGGGCCAAAAAGAAAACCTACTGCACAAAAACAAATGCCATATGAATGTGGAATTCCTGGCATTGATAATCAAACTACAAAATTCTCGGTTAAATTTTATTTAACAGCGATACTTTTTATTCTATTTGATATCGAGGTTATCTTTCTTTATCCGTGGGCGTTGATATACACAGATTTTTTAAACTACGGTCCATTCATTTTCGTCGAAATGATGGTTTTCATGGCGATTCTTACATTTGGCTTTATTTATGTGTGGAAGGCCAATGCCTTAGATTGGGATTAA
- a CDS encoding NADH-quinone oxidoreductase subunit M — MLLTVITFFPLVIGALLFFIPNDKMARVVALVATLIEFVLSLLIFNHFDASSAQMQLVEKQSWIPAFGINYFLGIDGISLWLVILTTILTPITILGSWTSIDQKVKGFLACMLILETAMIGTFLSLDAVLFYSFWELMLIPMYLLVGVWGGERRIYASVKFFIYTMLGSVFMLVAIIALMYYAKEQTGVISASFLDFYKLKLPFNAETFFNPQTLMFFAFALAFTIKAPMFPFHTWLPDAHVQAPTAGSVILAGVLLKMGTYGFLRFAIPLFPDASAQYAWLFIALAVFGIIYGALVAMVQPDMKKLVAYSSVSHLGYVVLGLFAFNTEGVTGGLYQMLNHGVSTGGLFLLVGMIYERTHSREISKYGGLAKALPIFSIIFFIITLSSIAVPGTNGFIGEFLILLGAFKENKLAAALALTGVVWGAVYMLWLYKRIFFGPAGELVPEVVDDHGHGHGHGHGGESHAQADHKKHPLFDLNVREIAVMLPLLVLVFWMGLFPNHFLDKSKASIEFFVNNRTQYHLTVYDEKPSQEKVVADSATTSKEF, encoded by the coding sequence ATGTTACTTACAGTAATTACATTTTTCCCATTAGTTATAGGCGCGCTCTTATTTTTCATTCCAAATGATAAAATGGCAAGAGTCGTAGCCTTGGTGGCCACATTAATTGAATTTGTATTAAGCCTTTTAATTTTTAACCACTTTGACGCTTCATCGGCACAAATGCAGCTTGTAGAAAAGCAAAGTTGGATACCGGCATTTGGAATAAATTATTTTTTAGGAATAGACGGTATCAGCCTTTGGCTTGTGATTTTAACGACGATTTTAACTCCTATTACAATTTTGGGAAGCTGGACTTCCATTGATCAAAAAGTAAAAGGTTTTCTTGCATGTATGTTGATTTTAGAAACAGCCATGATTGGAACATTTTTATCTTTAGACGCAGTTTTATTTTATTCCTTTTGGGAGCTCATGCTTATCCCAATGTATTTACTTGTTGGAGTATGGGGCGGGGAAAGACGCATATACGCCTCGGTAAAGTTCTTCATTTATACAATGTTGGGCTCTGTGTTTATGCTCGTGGCAATCATTGCATTGATGTATTACGCAAAAGAACAAACGGGTGTAATCTCAGCAAGTTTTCTTGATTTTTATAAGCTTAAACTTCCCTTTAACGCCGAAACATTTTTTAATCCACAAACACTCATGTTTTTTGCTTTTGCTTTGGCATTTACGATTAAAGCTCCGATGTTTCCGTTTCATACTTGGTTGCCCGACGCCCACGTTCAAGCGCCCACAGCGGGTTCAGTAATTTTAGCTGGTGTGCTTTTGAAAATGGGCACTTACGGTTTTCTAAGATTTGCTATTCCACTTTTTCCAGATGCTTCAGCTCAATATGCTTGGCTCTTTATAGCCCTTGCAGTTTTTGGAATTATCTATGGTGCATTGGTGGCAATGGTACAGCCTGATATGAAAAAACTTGTGGCATACAGCTCCGTAAGTCATTTGGGATACGTTGTGCTTGGACTTTTTGCTTTTAATACCGAGGGTGTTACCGGTGGTCTTTATCAAATGCTCAATCACGGTGTAAGTACTGGTGGTCTTTTTCTTTTAGTTGGAATGATTTATGAGCGAACACATTCTAGAGAAATTTCAAAATACGGGGGGCTAGCAAAAGCACTTCCTATTTTTTCAATCATCTTTTTTATTATTACACTTTCAAGCATTGCCGTTCCGGGTACAAACGGTTTTATAGGAGAGTTTTTAATTCTACTGGGCGCATTTAAGGAAAATAAACTGGCCGCAGCCTTAGCTCTTACGGGTGTTGTTTGGGGCGCAGTTTACATGTTGTGGCTTTATAAAAGAATTTTCTTTGGCCCAGCGGGTGAGCTTGTGCCTGAGGTGGTCGACGATCATGGCCACGGCCACGGCCACGGTCACGGGGGCGAATCTCATGCACAGGCAGATCATAAAAAACATCCACTATTTGATTTAAATGTGCGCGAAATCGCGGTCATGTTGCCGCTCTTGGTACTTGTTTTTTGGATGGGTTTATTTCCAAATCACTTTTTAGATAAATCAAAAGCCTCAATTGAGTTTTTTGTTAATAATAGAACTCAATATCACTTAACTGTGTACGATGAAAAACCCTCACAAGAAAAAGTTGTCGCCGATAGTGCAACAACTTCGAAGGAATTTTAA
- the nuoL gene encoding NADH-quinone oxidoreductase subunit L: protein MSTSLLISVLLLSPLVGFLINGLFVKQNNKNYKLAGFIATLASTVSFVCAALLYCQLLKLEPQARKIHEVFFNWINVADFKANMGFMVDPINAIMIMIITGVGSLIHLYSVGYMSHDAKPAKFFAYLNLFLFNMLILVLGDNLLVMFVGWEGVGLCSYLLIGFWFQDPEKAAAGMKAFITNRIGDAGFLLGLFLIFTTFGTIDFQELAKITYQTDMGWGALTLATLFLFVGATGKSAQIPLYVWLPDAMAGPTPVSALIHAATMVTAGIYMIVRLNFMFVAAPNTMMIIACVGAATALFAATIGLFQYDIKKILAYSTVSQLGFMFLAVGVGAFGAGLFHLMTHAFFKALMFLGAGSVIHGMHEEQDVRKMGGLAKKMPITYITFLVGWLAIIGTPLFSGFFSKDEILWKAYSSPLGSKALWVVGVLAAMCTAFYMTRLMALTFWGKSRVNASVHVHESPLVMTIPLIILAILSLVGGWVGIPAVIGEHFHIPNILEHWLHPVIAEVSGHGSHLEEWLTMGASVCLAALSAGTAYYLYVKRPELTAVKPNLKAVHNIIHNKYFVDEAYFATIIKPLVQLSRGLWAFVDVKIVDRTTYLITDFVKGTGNGLRLMTNGNVQQYALYIIFGIVVSLAFVFMR from the coding sequence ATGAGTACAAGCCTTCTAATATCAGTTTTATTGTTATCACCATTAGTCGGTTTTTTGATTAACGGTTTATTCGTAAAACAAAATAATAAAAATTATAAACTTGCAGGTTTTATTGCAACGCTGGCAAGCACAGTTTCTTTTGTATGTGCAGCCTTGCTTTACTGCCAACTATTAAAACTTGAGCCCCAAGCTCGTAAAATTCACGAAGTGTTTTTCAATTGGATCAATGTTGCAGATTTTAAAGCCAACATGGGTTTCATGGTTGATCCGATTAATGCCATAATGATTATGATTATTACTGGCGTTGGTTCACTTATTCATCTTTACAGCGTGGGCTACATGAGCCACGACGCAAAACCCGCAAAATTTTTCGCATACCTCAATCTATTTTTATTCAACATGCTCATTCTCGTTTTGGGCGACAACCTACTTGTTATGTTTGTGGGCTGGGAGGGTGTTGGTCTTTGTTCTTACTTACTCATTGGTTTTTGGTTTCAAGATCCAGAAAAAGCCGCAGCCGGTATGAAGGCGTTTATAACAAATAGAATTGGCGATGCCGGGTTTCTTTTAGGGTTATTTTTAATTTTCACAACATTTGGTACGATTGATTTTCAAGAGCTCGCCAAAATTACTTATCAAACTGATATGGGTTGGGGCGCGCTAACTTTAGCAACTTTGTTTTTATTTGTTGGTGCCACAGGAAAATCAGCACAAATACCTCTGTACGTATGGCTTCCAGATGCGATGGCAGGTCCTACTCCCGTTTCAGCACTTATCCATGCTGCGACTATGGTGACAGCAGGTATTTATATGATCGTACGCTTAAACTTTATGTTTGTAGCAGCGCCAAACACAATGATGATCATTGCATGTGTGGGTGCGGCAACGGCATTGTTTGCTGCGACAATTGGTTTATTTCAATACGACATTAAAAAAATATTAGCTTACTCCACTGTAAGCCAATTGGGTTTTATGTTTTTAGCAGTTGGTGTGGGTGCTTTTGGCGCTGGTCTTTTTCATCTCATGACCCATGCTTTTTTTAAAGCACTCATGTTTCTTGGTGCTGGTTCAGTAATTCATGGCATGCATGAAGAACAAGATGTGAGAAAAATGGGTGGTTTAGCTAAAAAAATGCCCATTACTTACATTACTTTTCTCGTTGGCTGGCTTGCAATTATAGGAACCCCCTTATTTTCTGGCTTCTTTTCAAAAGATGAAATTCTTTGGAAGGCGTATTCTTCGCCGCTCGGTTCAAAAGCACTCTGGGTTGTTGGTGTACTAGCGGCTATGTGTACAGCGTTTTACATGACAAGACTTATGGCGCTTACATTTTGGGGCAAGAGTCGCGTGAATGCTTCAGTACATGTACATGAGTCACCACTGGTGATGACCATACCGTTAATAATTTTAGCTATTCTCTCACTTGTTGGTGGTTGGGTTGGAATACCCGCAGTTATTGGCGAACATTTTCATATTCCAAATATATTAGAACATTGGTTACACCCAGTGATTGCTGAGGTCTCAGGTCACGGCTCACATCTTGAGGAGTGGCTGACCATGGGGGCCTCCGTTTGTTTGGCGGCACTTTCTGCTGGAACAGCTTATTACTTGTACGTAAAGCGTCCTGAGTTAACGGCAGTGAAGCCAAACTTAAAAGCAGTTCATAATATTATTCATAATAAATATTTTGTTGATGAGGCCTACTTCGCAACAATCATTAAACCACTTGTACAATTAAGTCGCGGTCTTTGGGCTTTTGTTGACGTAAAAATTGTCGATCGTACAACTTATCTAATAACTGATTTTGTTAAAGGCACAGGTAACGGCCTTCGTTTAATGACAAATGGTAACGTGCAACAATATGCGCTCTATATTATTTTTGGAATCGTAGTTTCCCTAGCTTTTGTATTCATGAGGTAA
- a CDS encoding SIMPL domain-containing protein yields MNINSGFIKALAVIALAFVPVTAFSSIDGINEAGDLIIVTGTGQIVVDPDLANVDISVVTKATTVTKAQELNSIRSKNLVTSVVSKFELQKDDYRTTNYSVHPEYTTQGNTQVLTGYSVTNSFLFTLRNLLRLGEFLDVAGATGGTHIGNISFGISNLKELQLQALSLAMNDARVKADVIAQTAGRAVTRAVKVIVDDYQVEAKQVRAADRRESTVIYAGKLSVSSSLKVEFEF; encoded by the coding sequence ATGAATATAAATAGTGGCTTTATAAAAGCATTGGCAGTTATTGCTTTAGCATTTGTTCCCGTTACTGCGTTTAGTTCAATAGATGGTATTAATGAAGCAGGCGATTTGATTATCGTCACGGGCACGGGCCAAATTGTTGTAGACCCTGATTTAGCTAATGTCGACATATCAGTCGTAACAAAAGCTACAACCGTGACCAAAGCCCAAGAGTTAAACAGCATAAGATCAAAAAATTTAGTGACGTCCGTTGTGTCTAAATTTGAACTTCAAAAAGATGATTATAGAACTACAAATTATTCAGTTCATCCTGAGTATACAACTCAAGGAAACACACAGGTTCTCACTGGATACTCTGTTACCAACTCATTCTTATTTACCCTAAGAAATCTTTTAAGACTTGGAGAGTTTCTAGATGTAGCGGGCGCTACAGGTGGCACTCATATTGGAAATATTTCTTTTGGAATATCAAATCTTAAAGAATTACAACTCCAAGCGCTGAGTCTTGCAATGAATGATGCGCGCGTTAAAGCGGATGTGATTGCTCAAACTGCAGGCCGCGCTGTGACTCGCGCTGTGAAAGTTATAGTAGACGATTATCAAGTCGAAGCTAAGCAAGTAAGGGCCGCTGACAGAAGAGAATCAACGGTGATTTATGCAGGAAAACTTTCAGTTTCGAGCAGCTTAAAGGTTGAGTTTGAATTTTAA